From Chiroxiphia lanceolata isolate bChiLan1 chromosome 11, bChiLan1.pri, whole genome shotgun sequence, the proteins below share one genomic window:
- the LMCD1 gene encoding LIM and cysteine-rich domains protein 1 produces MSGSQPQLGRAVPCLRCRGTCMGFEPHSWRKICKSCKCSQEEHGLSSELDDDRKVGRLLADSRYSSLTARLKGGDGVRVYKRNRMIVTNPNISGKDPTFDTITYEWAPPGLAQKLAMQYMELIPRELQPVAGTDGALQRRRRLARQLPLYDQDPAQCRGLAEGEHRLMEEFVKKYKAEALGVGEVALPGQGGGGKDEGKPQDKSIDSGKPPESTNGALESAAGHYRCETCKQAVPGDCPVVYADRAGYSRQWHPACFVCCRCSEPLVDLIYFWKGGAAWCGRHYCESLRPRCAGCDEIIFSEDYQQAEGLAWHKKHFACLECETPLVGKPFALANTSLLCTICSQSKRL; encoded by the exons GAAGATCTGCAAGTCATGCAAGTGCAGCCAGGAGGAGCACGGCCTGAGCTCGGAGCTGGACGATGACCGCAAGGTCGGGCGCCTGCTGGCCGACTCCAGGTACTCCTCGCTGACCGCGCGGCTCAAGGGCGGCGACGGCGTCCGCGTCTACAAGAGGAACCGCATGATCGTCACCAACCCCAACATCTCGGGCAAGGACCCCACCTTCGACACCATCACCTACGAGTGGGCACCCCCGGGGCTCGCCCAGAAGCTG GCCATGCAGTACATGGAGCTGATCCCGAGGGAGCTGCAGCCGGTGGCGGGCACGGACGGGGCGctgcagcggcggcggcggctggcCAGGCAGCTCCCGCTGTACGACCAGGACCCGGCGCAGTGCCGCGGCCTCGCCGAGGGCGAGCACCGGCTGATGGAGGAGTTTGTGAAGAAGTACAAGGCTGAGGCGCTGGGCGTGGGGGAGGTGGCACTGCCCGGCCAGGGCGGCGGCGGGAAGGACGAAGGGAAGCCCCAGGACAAGAGCATCGACTCCGGCAAACCCCCCGAGTCCACCAACGGGGCCCTGGAGAGCGCGGCCGGGCACTAC CGCTGCGAGACCTGCAAGCAGGCGGTGCCCGGGGACTGCCCCGTGGTCTACGCGGACCGGGCCGGCTACTCCCGCCAGTGGCACCCGGCCTGCTTCGTGTGCTGCCGCTGCTCCGAACCCCTCGTCGACCTCATCTACTTCTGGAAGGGAGGGGCCGCCTGGTGCGGGCGCCACTACTGCGAGAGCCTGCGGCCCCGCTGCGCCGGCTGCGACGAG ATCATCTTCTCGGAGGACTACCAGCAGGCAGAGGGGCTAGCCTGGCACAAGAAGCACTTTGCCTGCCTGGAGTGTGAGACGCCGCTGGTGGGCAAACCCTTTGCCCTGGCCAACACCAGCCTCCTGTGCACCATCTGCAGCCAGAGCAAGCGCCTCTGA